A single Cucumis melo cultivar AY chromosome 4, USDA_Cmelo_AY_1.0, whole genome shotgun sequence DNA region contains:
- the LOC103503912 gene encoding uncharacterized protein LOC103503912 isoform X1: MTSASLAGFFPRPSIREPCSPCTSSNHNRILFPFISKKDTRNSICTLGSAFQQEPAVVSSDNLTFHGSFIKPIQEVGGTEDVDDPIRGVSSTEPEPKSQLPSRVKKKTQEDEDSIEGRFKLRNGREVFEEKAYLVGVERKGDVGQLFSIDESLKELAQLADTAGLKVVGSTYQKLASPNPRTYIGSGKVAEIKSAIRALGIETVIFDDELSAGQLRNLEKSFGGDVRVCDRTALILDIFNQRAATHEASLQVALAQMEYQLPRLTKMWTHLERQAGGQVKGMGEKQIEVDKRILRTQIGVLRKELESVRVHRKQYRSRRFSVPVPVVSLVGYTNAGKSTLLNQLTGAEVLAEDRLFATLDPTTRRVQMKNGNEFLLTDTVGFIQKLPTMLVAAFRATLEEISESSLLVHVVDISHPLAEQQIEAVDKVLSELDVSSIPKLMVWNKVDKVSDPQHIRLEADKRGDVVCVSALGGDGLDEFCDAVQSKLKDSMVWVEALIPFDRGELLSTVHQVGVVEKAEYTENGTLVQAHVPLRFSRLLTPMRQLCIS; this comes from the exons CTCTTCCCCTTCATCTCAAAAAAAGATACCAGGAATTCCATCTGTACGCTTGGAAGTGCTTTCCAACAAGAACCTGCCGTTGTATCCTCTGATAATCTCACTTTCCATGGTTCTTTTATCAAGCCTATTCAGGAAGTAGGAGGAACCGAAGATGTTGATGACCCTATCCGTGGCGTCTCGAGCACTGAACCAGAGCCTAAATCGCAGTTACCGAGTAGGGTTAAAAAGAAGACTCAAGAAGATGAAGATAGCATTGAGGGTAGGTTTAAGCTGCGAAATGGAAGGGAG GTTTTTGAAGAAAAAGCTTATCTCGTTGGTGTAGAGCGGAAAGGAGATGTTGGCCAACTTTTTAGCATCGATGAATCGCTGAAAGAACTGGCACAGTTAGCTGACACAGCCGGACTAAAGGTTGTTGGTTCAACATATCAAAA GCTAGCTTCTCCAAATCCAAGGACTTACATAGGATCGGGCAAAGTTGCAGAAATCAAGAGTGCAATTCGTGCATTGGGGATAGAGACTGTGATATTTGATGATGAGCTTTCAGCTGG GCAACTGAGAAACTTGGAAAAATCATTTGGTGGAGATGTAAGAGTTTGTGATCGTACTGCCCTAATCTTGGATATCTTCAATCAGAGAGCAGCAACGCATGAGGCATCTCTACAG GTGGCATTGGCGCAAATGGAGTACCAGTTACCTCGACTTACAAAGATGTGGACTCATCTTGAGCGTCAGGCAGGAGGGCAGGTGAAAGGTATGGGTGAGAAACAGATTGAAGTGGATAAGCGTATCTTACGAACACAA ATTGGTGTTCTCCGTAAGGAATTAGAGTCTGTCAGGGTGCATCGAAAACAGTACAGAAGCCGACGCTTTTCAGTACCTGTCCCAGTAGTTTCTTTG GTTGGATATACAAATGCTGGAAAGAGTACACTCTTGAATCAGTTGACTGGAGCTGAAGTCCTTGCAGAGGATCGGTTGTTTGCAACCCTTGATCCAACTACAAGGAGGGTTCAG ATGAAGAACGGGAATGAATTTCTACTTACGGATACTGTTGGTTTCATCCAGAAGTTACCAACTATGCTG GTTGCTGCATTCAGAGCAACATTGGAGGAGATATCAGAATCGTCATTACTGGTTCATGTGGTGGACATCAG CCATCCGCTGGCAGAGCAACAGATAGAGGCCGTGGATAAAGTTCTTTCAGAATTGGATGTTTCATCAATTCCAAAGCTGATGGTATGGAACAAG GTTGACAAGGTTAGTGATCCTCAACACATTAGACTGGAAGCAGATAAAAGAGGAGATGTTGTTTGTGTATCTGCGCTTGGTGGTGATGGTTTGGACGAATTCTGTGATGCAGTTCAGAGCAAATTGAAG GACTCAATGGTTTGGGTAGAAGCATTGATCCCATTTGATCGAGGCGAGCTCCTGAGCACTGTGCATCAAGTTGGAGTGGTAGAGAAAGCT GAATATACAGAAAACGGAACACTGGTCCAGGCACACGTTCCCCTTAGGTTTTCGAGGCTGCTTACACCAATGAGGCAATTGTGTATATCCTGA
- the LOC103503912 gene encoding uncharacterized protein LOC103503912 isoform X2 — MTSASLAGFFPRPSIREPCSPCTSSNHNRILFPFISKKDTRNSICTLGSAFQQEPAVVSSDNLTFHGSFIKPIQEVGGTEDVDDPIRGVSSTEPEPKSQLPSRVKKKTQEDEDSIEGRFKLRNGREVFEEKAYLVGVERKGDVGQLFSIDESLKELAQLADTAGLKVVGSTYQKLASPNPRTYIGSGKVAEIKSAIRALGIETVIFDDELSAGQLRNLEKSFGGDVRVCDRTALILDIFNQRAATHEASLQVALAQMEYQLPRLTKMWTHLERQAGGQVKGMGEKQIEVDKRILRTQIGVLRKELESVRVHRKQYRSRRFSVPVPVVSLVGYTNAGKSTLLNQLTGAEVLAEDRLFATLDPTTRRVQMKNGNEFLLTDTVGFIQKLPTMLVAAFRATLEEISESSLLVHVVDISHPLAEQQIEAVDKVLSELDVSSIPKLMVWNKVTGKKFLRLTRLVILNTLDWKQIKEEMLFVYLRLVVMVWTNSVMQFRAN, encoded by the exons CTCTTCCCCTTCATCTCAAAAAAAGATACCAGGAATTCCATCTGTACGCTTGGAAGTGCTTTCCAACAAGAACCTGCCGTTGTATCCTCTGATAATCTCACTTTCCATGGTTCTTTTATCAAGCCTATTCAGGAAGTAGGAGGAACCGAAGATGTTGATGACCCTATCCGTGGCGTCTCGAGCACTGAACCAGAGCCTAAATCGCAGTTACCGAGTAGGGTTAAAAAGAAGACTCAAGAAGATGAAGATAGCATTGAGGGTAGGTTTAAGCTGCGAAATGGAAGGGAG GTTTTTGAAGAAAAAGCTTATCTCGTTGGTGTAGAGCGGAAAGGAGATGTTGGCCAACTTTTTAGCATCGATGAATCGCTGAAAGAACTGGCACAGTTAGCTGACACAGCCGGACTAAAGGTTGTTGGTTCAACATATCAAAA GCTAGCTTCTCCAAATCCAAGGACTTACATAGGATCGGGCAAAGTTGCAGAAATCAAGAGTGCAATTCGTGCATTGGGGATAGAGACTGTGATATTTGATGATGAGCTTTCAGCTGG GCAACTGAGAAACTTGGAAAAATCATTTGGTGGAGATGTAAGAGTTTGTGATCGTACTGCCCTAATCTTGGATATCTTCAATCAGAGAGCAGCAACGCATGAGGCATCTCTACAG GTGGCATTGGCGCAAATGGAGTACCAGTTACCTCGACTTACAAAGATGTGGACTCATCTTGAGCGTCAGGCAGGAGGGCAGGTGAAAGGTATGGGTGAGAAACAGATTGAAGTGGATAAGCGTATCTTACGAACACAA ATTGGTGTTCTCCGTAAGGAATTAGAGTCTGTCAGGGTGCATCGAAAACAGTACAGAAGCCGACGCTTTTCAGTACCTGTCCCAGTAGTTTCTTTG GTTGGATATACAAATGCTGGAAAGAGTACACTCTTGAATCAGTTGACTGGAGCTGAAGTCCTTGCAGAGGATCGGTTGTTTGCAACCCTTGATCCAACTACAAGGAGGGTTCAG ATGAAGAACGGGAATGAATTTCTACTTACGGATACTGTTGGTTTCATCCAGAAGTTACCAACTATGCTG GTTGCTGCATTCAGAGCAACATTGGAGGAGATATCAGAATCGTCATTACTGGTTCATGTGGTGGACATCAG CCATCCGCTGGCAGAGCAACAGATAGAGGCCGTGGATAAAGTTCTTTCAGAATTGGATGTTTCATCAATTCCAAAGCTGATGGTATGGAACAAGGTAACGGGGAAAAAGTTCTTACG GTTGACAAGGTTAGTGATCCTCAACACATTAGACTGGAAGCAGATAAAAGAGGAGATGTTGTTTGTGTATCTGCGCTTGGTGGTGATGGTTTGGACGAATTCTGTGATGCAGTTCAGAGCAAATTGA